In Verrucomicrobiota bacterium, the genomic window CGGCGCTGGGGGTACGGCGTGCGGTGGAACAGCGACCACGTGGCGATTGTCACGGACAAGCTGAGCGATCTTCTTGCGGAGATCGTGCGGGCTGATGCGCTCAGCCGGGTGCACTTGGCGCTCGACTATTTCGATGCCTCGATCAACCGCGTTGGGGCGTGGGTGATCGGGATGAGGGCGACGCACCGGGCGCTGCTTGTGGCGCTTCTCGAGCCGATCGAGCGGCTGCGGCAGTATAAGGCGGCGGGTGACGGCTTCCGGCGTCTCGCGCTGCTTGAGGAATGTAAGTCTTTGCCGCATGGGGTGATATGGAAGCGCTGGTGCGAATCGAAGGGGGTGCCGGGTGACGAGCGCTGGCTCGATCGGGTGACGGATTACGAGCGGCTCGTGCAGCGCGGTCGGGGGTAGACTCGGCATGGTCTCTCGGCAAGTGACGGTGTCGCTTGAAGATGGCGAAAAAAAGAGTTGACAAGCTGCATGCACATGGATAGATTCGGCGTGATCAGACATGGGGGCTCCAGCAGTCCCGAGAGATAATGCAGTTGTTCAGTTCAGCCAGTCGGCCGTGCGGGCAGGAGAAGTTCGGTAGTTTATGAGTTCGAGTCCCGCCTGCGTGGCCTGTGTTTCTTCATGTGCGGCGTACCTTCGTCCCGCGCGGCCGGAGTTGTCGGCGGCGGCTCGTTGGCTCTGCGTCGCGTCCCTCCCTATCGGCAATTCGACACGCCATCGGTTCGACACCAGCACGACTGTATCAACGAGGCCCGCGGCATGCCGGGCCGGGGACTGGTCGTTGGATCGATGCGGGCAGCATTCGGAGGTTCAATGATGAATCTGTTCGTTGGCAATCTGAGCTTCAGCACGACAGACGAGTCACTGCGCGCGCTGTTCGAGCAGCACGGCGCGGTGTCATCGGCCAAGGTCATCACCTCGCGTGATTCGGGCCGCTCGCGTGGGTTCGGCTTCGTCGAGATGCCCAACGACGGCGAGGCGAAGGCCGCCATCGAGGCGCTCGACTCGCAGGACTTCGAGGGGCGGCCGTTGCGGGTGAGCGAAGCGCGTTCGCAGGGCGGTGAGCGTCCGGAACGCAGCGAGAGGCGCGAGCGCTG contains:
- a CDS encoding RNA-binding protein, translating into MNLFVGNLSFSTTDESLRALFEQHGAVSSAKVITSRDSGRSRGFGFVEMPNDGEAKAAIEALDSQDFEGRPLRVSEARSQGGERPERSERRERW
- a CDS encoding L-rhamnose isomerase, translated to MSPCARAGCTCAGTLRRWGYGVRWNSDHVAIVTDKLSDLLAEIVRADALSRVHLALDYFDASINRVGAWVIGMRATHRALLVALLEPIERLRQYKAAGDGFRRLALLEECKSLPHGVIWKRWCESKGVPGDERWLDRVTDYERLVQRGRG